Sequence from the Prunus persica cultivar Lovell chromosome G5, Prunus_persica_NCBIv2, whole genome shotgun sequence genome:
TTCACTCCTCTTCTCCTCATGCATACCCCTTTTACGACTCCTAACCACCTCTTTGTTCAGCTTATTATAATACTTTTCATAATCATGTAAATGGTCTCGATACAATTGACACAGTACATGCTTCGAACACTCCGAAATCTTTCTCGCTGGCCTCACAAAACGAGCAACCTCGCCCCACTTCTTCCCCTTCACAACCTTATCATACCCTCCATACCGCTTCACAGCATTAAACAACTTACACAAATCCAACTCCTCCCCTTCAAAAACCAccttcttcctcaacttcttcCCACAATGGTCCTCCAAGAACCTATTGTACTCCAACTCAAAAGTCTTGGAATCACACGAAGCAGGCCGTACCTGCAACTGATGAATGGCTTGCGTTTTCGTGGGGAATGTGAATGaatccaaatccaaagcaAATGGGGGTTTCCAGTTCTTGGGTGGAACTATCCTACAAATCCCATATAACTCAGCCTCTGGCCtgatcttatatatatactccAAAGGGTCTCTAAATTCATCCTCAGTAGGATAATATACAGGTGCAGAAGGTATATTCAATGATCCAGATGCTGAAACACTCAAATTTGGACCTACCACTCCCTTCTCCACAGCCCTAGGTCTTCCTTTCCCCATTAACACCACtccacatacacacacaaccTATGCATACACCATACATATAACTACctacataaaattaaattaaacctCGCAATACTAAAAGTATCAAACCGGAAAGGTTTCTAGGGTTTTGCAGAGCGTACCTTTTTGAAGATAAATAGACAGtaaagagtgagagagagagagagagagagagagagagagagagagtgtgtggtTCCgagctttctctctcttaataGTAAGTGCTGCGTTTCGTGGTTTGGTCGTGAAAAAGAATGCGAGGGTAAGTTTACGTATTAGGGCCTAAAAATGGTCAAATTTACGAAAATGGCAACGCCCTTTTTCAAGCATCGAAAATGGTTTTCTCGTTATTAGatttttgctttcttctttAACTTGGCCGTATGTTTCGTCGTTATTGTGTTTGTCTCGTTTGGTCATTTTTGCCGTTTGCATCGAAGAGAGGATTCCTTTGGGAATCTTCACGCGCAGCGGGATGGGACGGCTGAGAGTGTGGCAGGGGTTTAATTAACGGTCCCGATTTAGTCGTTTGTTTTGCCTTGCGTTTGAAAGCGTGTTGGTCGCACGTGCGTGAtgtatctttttaattttaagcaACCGTACGGCTGTATCCGGCCTCCTTTTGGGCACACGTGTAGAGATCTAGAGTAGATAGGCCATTCATATTTtgctaaatttcatttttgacTCAGtaggttttcaaaatttcaattttggccCTGTACgttcaattttggcaattTTGtcgttgtaacgagagaatgAGGggtaaaaaatggagaaaaaggaaatagagGGAAGGGAGAGGCTCAATGCGGGTTGGGGAAGACGAGAGAGGGACAGCGATTTGGTGGGTTGGGCACTcgaatttttctctctcttcctagttttcttaagttttttttgtttgttttttgttttctcttttctcttttaatgGTACTAGCCCATTGACACATGTGCGGGCACACATACgccattattttatttcttttttaaaattaaaaaaataaaagagattttgaaaaagactagaggaaagagaaattttttaaaagaagccaaaattgataaaattgcccttatttatttttgaatttcttaataaatcctttacatttgtatgtatttggttttaaaattgagaggtttttctgtcttttttgaaaaagctttggcttttttcaaaagtgacattttttttgtggctaaaacctaaatttactaaagTAAATAATGGGTAattgtgttctataaaaatatgacatattatctgattttgttttaaattttaaattttttaatatgaaaaaatgagaatttactatattatcctcatttaattaataatttcaattcttaatgtttgaattaaccaatgaaattttctggtattttcaatgtttcaccattctctgccttttgctttatatatataaatagatgAAGAGATGTACAACTAGACGAAGAGAGTGGTGAGAGTTGGAAGAAATATCATTTCATCCTTTTACATATATTGCAACATTTTTTAACTAATGTACTCATTATCATGTTTTGTTATAAAGAAGCTCATTTActatgcttttatttttgtataattcatTTGTGAGTATTTATATTCGGGCCTTGTGACTTATCATCTTTgtgtttaatttatgaatactattattactaaaaaaaataaacgaaAAATATCGTTtacaatttgaaaacaaaaggctACAaaccaaaacttttttttgtcGATGACTTTTGAGTTCCAATTAGTATTTACAGAGATTAGAGAGCCTCAACTTGACCTGCTCATGATGTCAACAGTGCCTTTCACGAAATTGCTATAGGCGTTTGTGTAAtctcaaagaacaaaaagaaaacttttgtttatttttgtcaaacatTAATAAGCAATGGCAACCACGTTACTAATGTTGTTAGTTGGAAGACATACGCCATGATTTTCGTttcaatataatataaaataaaaaagcatttcaaacaaacaaatttaaaacaaaatatatatatatatatatattttttaatcccCACTACTCACCCatacaaattataaaattcaaaagtaTATGAGCAGAGCCAAATGTCCATCTAGGTTGGCTAGCCTCATTTTCCCATTCATGGCCTCCAATTACAACAAACCCAAGAAAcccttttcctcttcttcatcaaaactATGCACCATTCTTTTCTTCGTTGTCCTCTTCACCATCCCagctctttttctcttccatACATACACCACCTCCACTTCCATTTGCACCACTTTCCCCACCCATCCCAAGCTGTGGTCCGGCGATCTTCGTACCGCTCTGTTTTCATGGAACCGCCTTCCCTTTCTTCACCATCAAGACCACCCTCGCCTCAAAATCGCTGTGTTCTCCAAAAAATGGCCTCTTGGCACTGTCCCCGGAGGCATGGAACGCCATGCCATCACTCTACACAAAACCCTTGCCCTCCTCGGCCACCAAGTCCATGTCTTCACCTCCCCACAAGAGCTGATCAAACATCATCCTCCAAGTCCTTCGTCACCGTTCATCCATTTCCACGAGGGTGAGCCGGGGATTTGGCGTTACAACATGGCATGGGAACAATTTTTGGAGCAAAACCAACGTGAAAAATTCGACGTGGTTCACTCTGAAAGTGTGGCGCTTCCTCATTGGCTGGCCCGGGGCCTCCCAAACCTTGCAGTGTCATGGCATGGCATAGCCCTAGAGAGCTTGCACTCATACATCTTCCAAGACTTGGCACGTAACCCTAGCACGGAGCCTATGTCCCCATCTTTCAACAAAAGCATACAAGGGTCGGTTCCAAAGGTGTTGAATGAGATTAGGTTTTTCCAAAACTATGCACATCATGTTGCTACAAGTGATAGTTGTGGAGAGATGCTGAGGGATGTGTACCAAATACCAAACAAAAGAGTCCATGTGATAGTCAACGGTGTAAATGAAGCTGAGTTTGGTCAAAATAGTAAAGTAGGCCACGAGTTTAGATCTAGAATTGGCATACCACAAAATTCTAGTAATTTAGTATTTGGAGTGGTTGGAAGATTAGTGAAGGACAAAGGCCATCCTATACTTTATGAAGCATTCTCTAAGCTCATAGCTAAGTACCCTTCAAATGTGTACTTGATTGTGGCCGGTTCGGGGCCATGGGAGCAAAGGTACAAAGATTTGAAGTCTGATCGAATTCTAGTACTTGGTTCTATGAGTCTAAGTAAGTTACATGCGTTTTATAACGCGATCGATATTTTTGTGAACCCTACACTTAGACCACAAGGTATCGATCTAACTCTCACGGAGGCGATGATGAGCGGGAAGCCAATTATGGCATCAAGGTTTCCAAGCATCAAAGGTACTATAGTtgtggaagatgaatatgGTTTTATGTTTTCTCCCAACGTGGAGTCGTTGTTGGAAGCTTTGGAATTGGCTGTGAATGAAGGGCCAAAGAGGGCAGCACAAAGAGGAAAGGCATGCTTGGAATATGCAAATTCCATGTTTACAGCAACCAAGATGGCATTAGCATACGAGAGGTTGTttctttgtataaaaaatgaaacattttGTACCTacccttgattaattaagctCTAGATTTATTTCTTAGTTTTAACTGATTTTTCCACTTTCCATAGGAACttcaaatttgtatttttttagttgGGCTTGAGTGCTTTCCTTTTGTGCAATTTGAGTTTGGTCCAGGGGCAAATTTATTTGGTAACATATTAGATTAATAAACAAATACATATGTCATAACATGAGTAGATTGACAACACCCCGTAACTTGAACACTCCAAAATAAGATCACTATTAATAgtctctctttattttttttctttctaaacgGTTGACCAAAACACTCCATTAGTGCAATTAGATTAAAATattttccctctctttttggaggaaaaaaagTATAATGATAAGAATGATGCTGATAGTTCTGATATtactaaatttgaatttgttaatTACATGATGTGATTAAAAATACATGATGTATTTGGAGATATATTCTCATGCTAGATATACTATaaggacaaaaaaaatctACATATAGAAAGGTGCATCTGATTGAATTTTGTGGTTAATTAACATGATGATTTACTATGATTGAGACCATCAACAACCCGATTTGCTTGGCTTATTGATGcccaaattaatttaatatgctACGTTGATGCCAATTCTAGAAGTTCCTTAGCTTCCAATTAGAATGTTCCAGTAAGATCCTAAATACATAGAGACAAATTTGATTTATGTGATGCGTACACTAATGATTAACATAATCCAATTTTAAATCCAAAGTAAACCATTTCTTGATGAAgagtttctatttttatgttttcttcaattatttttatttggaaaaagaaataatgacTTCTAATAATATTAAATGGAAACATGTAAATATTGTGGTTTTGATGGGTAGAAATCATTCGGAAAAGAATAATATCTCACGACATCGCCGCCATTTTGAATTAATgttgatttaattttttgttgtcc
This genomic interval carries:
- the LOC109949295 gene encoding uncharacterized protein LOC109949295 codes for the protein MSRAKCPSRLASLIFPFMASNYNKPKKPFSSSSSKLCTILFFVVLFTIPALFLFHTYTTSTSICTTFPTHPKLWSGDLRTALFSWNRLPFLHHQDHPRLKIAVFSKKWPLGTVPGGMERHAITLHKTLALLGHQVHVFTSPQELIKHHPPSPSSPFIHFHEGEPGIWRYNMAWEQFLEQNQREKFDVVHSESVALPHWLARGLPNLAVSWHGIALESLHSYIFQDLARNPSTEPMSPSFNKSIQGSVPKVLNEIRFFQNYAHHVATSDSCGEMLRDVYQIPNKRVHVIVNGVNEAEFGQNSKVGHEFRSRIGIPQNSSNLVFGVVGRLVKDKGHPILYEAFSKLIAKYPSNVYLIVAGSGPWEQRYKDLKSDRILVLGSMSLSKLHAFYNAIDIFVNPTLRPQGIDLTLTEAMMSGKPIMASRFPSIKGTIVVEDEYGFMFSPNVESLLEALELAVNEGPKRAAQRGKACLEYANSMFTATKMALAYERLFLCIKNETFCTYP